From a single Pyxicephalus adspersus chromosome 11, UCB_Pads_2.0, whole genome shotgun sequence genomic region:
- the LOC140341123 gene encoding myeloid cell surface antigen CD33-like, with product MRVDISCNYLVRVVTIILFKLCKDFQCQFHFGYSLEVNTRVTVQELCSVTIPCAFTADDQKSFTNSSGYWNSRHHIIVASTNANVKGSKPNFLITGNPNKGDCTLTITDAKKEDSGMYYFEFEGPVRYNYQEKSITVNVTDSPKESEVVINSVHDCGSMNYTIIALIASGNIIAISLIAVGLYFLLKRLIIENKIGGGSRTKEYKVGDVNKSETLYQGLTVQTESVYHDIKSSS from the exons ATGAGGGTGGACATAAGCTGTAATTATTTGGTACGTGTAGTAACCATCATTCTCTTTAAACTTTGCAAAG attttCAGTGTCAGTTTCATTTTGGTTACTCTTTGGAAGTAAATACAAGAGTCACGGTCCAAGAGCTTTGCTCTGTCACCATCCCGTGTGCCTTCACTGCTGATGACCAGAAATCATTCACAAATTCCAGTGGATATTGGAATTCAAGACATCACATTATAGTAGCCTCCACAAATGCCAATGTAAAAGGATCCAAACCAAACTTTCTTATAACGGGAAATCCAAATAAAGGAGACTGTACTCTGACCATAACTGATGCCAAGAAAGAAGATTCTGGAATGTATTACTTTGAATTTGAGGGACCTGTAAGATATAATTATCAAGAAAAGTCCATAACAGTGAATGTAACAG aCTCACCTAAGGAATCCGAAGTTGTCATTAATTCAGTCCATG ATTGTGGATCTATGAATTATACAATTATTGCTTTGATTGCATCTGGTAACATTATTGCTATATCTTTGATTGCTGTTGGACTTTACTTCCTCCTAAAGAGActcattatagaaaataaaattggtggag GAAGTAGAACCAAGGAGTATAAAGTCGGTGATGTAAACAAATCTGAAACACTATATCAG GGTCTTACAGTACAAACAGAGTCTGTCTATCATGATATCAAGAGCTCATCATAA